In Pseudofrankia saprophytica, one genomic interval encodes:
- a CDS encoding CD225/dispanin family protein, with protein sequence MSQYPPENNPGGWGQPGGYGGPPPGGFGGPPSGGYGGPPPGGYGAPQEPGYGYGQQPPAGHGGGLPQYQGNNSGYGGGQPPYGTPIPNYLWQSIVVTILCFWPTGIPAIVNASRVQSRQAMGDIQGALDASKKAKTWTIVSLVVGLVVNALVIALVASGAADFSTTGASYNA encoded by the coding sequence GTGTCCCAGTATCCGCCCGAAAACAACCCCGGCGGGTGGGGTCAGCCCGGCGGCTACGGTGGCCCGCCGCCCGGCGGTTTCGGTGGCCCGCCCTCCGGTGGTTATGGCGGTCCCCCGCCCGGCGGCTACGGCGCGCCGCAGGAGCCGGGCTACGGGTATGGCCAGCAGCCGCCGGCGGGACACGGCGGCGGCCTGCCGCAATACCAGGGAAACAACAGCGGTTACGGGGGCGGCCAGCCGCCATACGGAACGCCGATCCCGAACTACCTGTGGCAGTCGATCGTCGTGACGATTCTCTGTTTCTGGCCGACGGGTATCCCGGCGATCGTGAACGCCTCCCGGGTGCAGAGCCGCCAGGCCATGGGCGACATCCAGGGAGCGTTGGACGCCTCCAAAAAGGCAAAAACCTGGACCATCGTGTCGCTGGTCGTCGGGCTGGTGGTGAATGCGCTGGTGATCGCTCTGGTCGCCAGCGGCGCGGCAGACTTCTCCACAACAGGGGCCTCCTACAACGCCTGA
- a CDS encoding glycoside hydrolase family 26 protein, whose protein sequence is MRHRANSSATSMDTGPLPSEQASDRRANSRRPSPTTSTDTGRGRTPGAHSTGAHTIPGRAARSRRRTLWTAGIGALAVAAAGVGFVVMPHNGGDDTAVIEASALDGGLGRALGLATPSASASASATPSTSPSAVPTGPASATPSAPAGTGAPATAPGAKPGKPAVPAGGGGGGRVPGGMSGVVVGSRDKMTAWEQFRGSKVTVVMGYTVRSNWNDITNPWIGGEYAGWDGQLVISQPLFPDGGDFGSCANGSYSSQWAQFGSYLNNIGRPKTAVRLAWEFNGDWFPWSVGNTDVGTWKRCFQQVVGAIRSTDPQARIEWNMNAHSGSPFDAYPGDGYVDIVGIDNYDMWPPSLNESSWSSSCNSSAGLCDVIRFARQHGKQFAVSEWGLVSTSDTGAGAAGQAGGDNPFYIKKMYDTFKANADVLAYETYFNNSEAGNVHSSLLNPNENPNAAATYASLW, encoded by the coding sequence GTGAGACACCGAGCCAACAGCTCGGCGACATCCATGGATACCGGCCCGCTGCCATCCGAGCAGGCCAGCGATCGCCGCGCCAACAGCCGACGACCCTCCCCCACCACCTCCACCGACACCGGCCGCGGCCGGACACCCGGCGCGCACAGCACCGGGGCGCACACCATTCCGGGCCGCGCCGCCCGCAGCCGTCGCCGCACGCTCTGGACCGCCGGGATCGGCGCGCTGGCCGTCGCCGCGGCCGGTGTCGGCTTCGTCGTCATGCCGCACAACGGCGGCGACGACACGGCCGTCATCGAGGCGTCCGCTCTCGACGGCGGCCTCGGCCGCGCCCTCGGGCTCGCCACCCCGTCCGCCTCCGCCTCTGCCTCCGCCACACCGAGCACGAGCCCATCGGCCGTTCCCACCGGCCCGGCCTCCGCGACGCCCTCGGCGCCTGCCGGCACGGGCGCGCCGGCCACGGCACCCGGGGCGAAACCCGGGAAACCCGCCGTGCCCGCCGGCGGTGGCGGCGGCGGGCGGGTCCCCGGCGGGATGTCGGGCGTCGTCGTCGGCTCACGAGACAAGATGACCGCCTGGGAGCAGTTCCGCGGCTCCAAGGTGACCGTGGTCATGGGCTACACCGTGCGGAGCAACTGGAACGACATCACCAACCCGTGGATCGGCGGCGAGTACGCCGGCTGGGACGGCCAGCTGGTCATCTCCCAGCCGCTCTTCCCCGACGGCGGTGACTTCGGCTCGTGCGCGAACGGCTCCTACTCGTCGCAGTGGGCGCAGTTCGGCAGCTACCTGAACAACATCGGGCGGCCGAAGACGGCCGTCCGGCTCGCCTGGGAGTTCAACGGCGACTGGTTCCCCTGGTCCGTCGGCAACACCGACGTGGGCACCTGGAAGCGCTGCTTCCAGCAGGTGGTCGGCGCGATCCGCTCGACGGACCCGCAGGCCCGGATCGAATGGAACATGAACGCGCACAGCGGCAGCCCGTTCGACGCCTACCCGGGCGACGGCTACGTCGACATCGTCGGCATCGACAACTACGACATGTGGCCGCCGAGCCTGAACGAGTCGTCCTGGAGCTCGTCCTGCAACTCGAGTGCCGGGCTGTGCGACGTGATCCGGTTCGCCCGGCAGCACGGCAAGCAGTTCGCGGTCTCCGAGTGGGGCCTCGTCTCCACCTCGGACACCGGGGCGGGCGCGGCCGGCCAGGCCGGCGGGGACAACCCGTTCTATATCAAGAAGATGTACGACACGTTCAAGGCCAACGCCGACGTCCTCGCCTACGAGACGTACTTCAACAACTCCGAGGCGGGCAACGTCCACTCGTCCCTGCTCAACCCGAACGAGAACCCGAACGCAGCCGCCACCTACGCCTCGCTCTGGTGA
- a CDS encoding ABC transporter ATP-binding protein — protein sequence MVIMDTTTSPTDPPAAILTITELARSYGRGERARAALRGISLTVAAGEWVAIVGPSGCGKSTLLHLIGGLDTPDAGSVRIGGEEISTMPPARRALLRRRRVGFVFQSYNLVPHLNVGANVELGLRVAGLGRRAARARATEVLEAVGLADLAHVLPSTLSGGQQQRVAIARAVAGRPDLVLADEPTGALDTAASRHIVELLRDEHRRGQTLVMVTHDYAVAAAADRVVFLRDGQIVDERRPAGGRAGGGRAGGGAPMSPGATAATDDDASGTVGATLDEDAAASSPSGGGQRNDLADLLGLGSW from the coding sequence ATGGTCATCATGGACACGACCACCAGCCCCACCGATCCGCCCGCAGCCATTCTCACGATCACCGAGCTGGCCAGGTCGTACGGGCGCGGCGAGCGTGCCAGGGCGGCGCTGCGCGGCATCTCACTGACGGTCGCCGCCGGCGAGTGGGTCGCCATTGTCGGCCCGAGCGGCTGCGGCAAGTCGACATTGCTGCATCTGATCGGCGGCCTGGACACGCCGGACGCCGGCTCGGTCCGCATCGGCGGCGAGGAGATCAGCACGATGCCGCCGGCGAGGCGCGCGCTGCTGCGCCGCCGCCGGGTCGGCTTCGTCTTCCAGTCGTACAACCTGGTCCCACACCTGAACGTCGGCGCGAACGTCGAGCTCGGGCTGCGGGTCGCGGGCCTGGGCCGGCGGGCGGCCAGGGCGCGGGCCACCGAGGTACTCGAGGCGGTCGGCCTCGCGGACCTCGCGCACGTGCTTCCCTCGACGCTGTCCGGCGGGCAGCAGCAGCGGGTCGCGATCGCCCGCGCGGTCGCCGGCCGGCCGGACCTGGTGCTCGCCGACGAGCCGACCGGCGCGCTCGACACCGCCGCCTCCCGCCACATCGTCGAGCTCCTGCGCGACGAGCACCGGCGCGGCCAGACGCTGGTCATGGTCACGCACGACTACGCGGTCGCCGCCGCCGCCGACCGGGTGGTGTTCCTGCGCGACGGACAGATCGTCGACGAGCGCCGGCCCGCGGGTGGCCGGGCTGGCGGGGGCCGGGCTGGCGGGGGCGCGCCGATGAGCCCGGGCGCCACCGCGGCCACCGACGACGATGCCTCGGGCACGGTCGGGGCGACGCTCGACGAGGACGCCGCCGCGTCGTCGCCGAGCGGTGGCGGCCAGCGCAACGACCTCGCGGACCTGCTCGGGCTGGGGAGCTGGTAA
- a CDS encoding GNAT family N-acetyltransferase, whose translation MHTDRYQLGSTSASPVRRRDGHEERLCSNGRARFCPSGGVTRGYRFQGRLRTGRIRRVWTRPASADDWAGIWPIWHGQVSTGDLLVWRPDTSEADAQKLWMLPPPAVVLVMEDDGGDGRIVASAQIAPAQAGLGDHVAQLIFIVDPAHAAEGLEREIAQAAIEHATELGYRAMQSTAVVAGNTRMVAIWRVLAFRVIGTLPSAFRHPRSGEVDLYVMHRFLPYKTYHPRRTD comes from the coding sequence ATGCACACCGATCGGTACCAACTTGGATCTACCTCTGCTTCTCCGGTTCGGCGACGTGATGGCCACGAAGAGCGACTCTGCAGTAACGGGCGGGCTCGCTTTTGCCCGTCAGGTGGGGTGACCCGCGGTTATCGCTTTCAGGGGCGGTTACGGACGGGCAGGATCAGGAGGGTGTGGACACGGCCGGCATCTGCCGATGACTGGGCCGGGATCTGGCCGATCTGGCACGGACAGGTGTCTACCGGCGATCTACTCGTGTGGCGCCCGGACACGTCGGAGGCGGATGCCCAAAAACTGTGGATGCTGCCGCCTCCGGCCGTCGTGCTCGTGATGGAGGACGACGGGGGGGACGGGCGGATCGTCGCCTCCGCGCAGATCGCTCCCGCGCAGGCGGGCCTCGGCGACCACGTGGCGCAACTGATCTTCATCGTCGACCCGGCGCACGCCGCCGAAGGGCTGGAACGGGAGATCGCCCAGGCCGCGATCGAGCACGCCACCGAGCTTGGCTACCGGGCGATGCAGTCCACCGCGGTGGTCGCGGGCAACACCAGGATGGTCGCGATCTGGCGGGTGCTCGCGTTCCGCGTCATCGGCACGCTCCCGTCCGCCTTCCGCCACCCCCGCAGTGGCGAGGTGGACCTCTACGTCATGCACCGCTTTCTGCCCTACAAGACCTACCACCCCCGCCGCACAGACTGA
- a CDS encoding SDR family NAD(P)-dependent oxidoreductase translates to MGKLDGKVAVITGATSGMALAGAKLFVDEGAHVFISGRRKDALDEAVELIGRNVTGVQADSADLDDLHRLFETVKEEKGVVDVLWASAGMGEQRRLGEITVEHFDAAFSLNARGTLFTVQKALPLFKDGGSIFMTGSNASLRGYPNWSVYAASKALLPAYARVWMSELRDKKIRVNVLTPGQVATPALEEVMDEETKAQFESLIPRGKMGRPEEIASVALFLASDDSSYVNGMELVVDGGTTVI, encoded by the coding sequence GTGGGAAAGCTCGATGGCAAAGTCGCGGTGATCACAGGTGCGACGAGTGGTATGGCGCTGGCCGGTGCCAAGCTGTTCGTGGACGAAGGAGCTCACGTCTTCATCTCGGGCCGACGGAAGGACGCGCTGGACGAAGCCGTCGAGCTGATCGGCCGGAACGTGACCGGCGTGCAGGCCGATTCGGCCGACCTCGACGATCTGCACCGTTTGTTCGAGACGGTCAAGGAGGAAAAGGGCGTAGTTGACGTGTTGTGGGCAAGCGCCGGGATGGGCGAGCAGCGCAGGCTCGGCGAGATCACCGTGGAGCACTTCGATGCCGCCTTCTCGCTGAACGCGCGCGGCACGCTGTTCACGGTCCAGAAGGCGCTGCCGCTGTTCAAGGACGGAGGCTCGATCTTCATGACCGGGTCAAACGCTTCGCTCAGGGGCTACCCCAATTGGAGTGTGTACGCAGCGAGCAAAGCCTTGCTGCCCGCCTACGCACGGGTGTGGATGTCCGAGCTGAGGGACAAGAAGATCCGGGTGAATGTTCTGACCCCCGGCCAGGTCGCCACGCCGGCTCTCGAGGAGGTGATGGACGAGGAGACAAAGGCGCAGTTCGAATCCCTGATCCCGCGGGGAAAGATGGGCCGCCCTGAGGAGATCGCGTCGGTCGCGTTGTTCCTCGCCTCGGACGATTCGAGCTATGTCAATGGCATGGAGCTGGTTGTCGACGGCGGCACCACAGTGATCTGA
- a CDS encoding NADPH-dependent F420 reductase, which produces MSDVSIIGSGNMASAIGALALKGGNAVEIVGRDAAKAAALARALGDGATAGTWGAAPGGDIVILAVLFDSAVPVVSQYGDALGGKIIVDITNPFNPGATGLAIPDDTSIAQMVAKAAPASARVVKAFNTIFRDVLAAGGPLDVFMAGDDAQAKASVSAFITSLGLRPRDTGDLTMAHWLEGAGLLSVGLGRYGVGSFNFSLGVNVG; this is translated from the coding sequence ATGAGCGACGTAAGCATCATCGGCTCGGGGAACATGGCCAGCGCCATCGGCGCCCTGGCCCTCAAGGGCGGCAACGCCGTCGAGATCGTAGGTCGCGATGCGGCCAAGGCCGCGGCCCTGGCCCGGGCGCTCGGCGACGGCGCCACGGCCGGAACGTGGGGCGCCGCCCCGGGCGGCGACATCGTCATCCTCGCCGTTCTGTTCGACAGCGCCGTGCCGGTCGTCAGCCAGTACGGGGACGCGCTGGGCGGCAAGATCATCGTCGACATCACCAACCCCTTCAACCCCGGCGCCACCGGGCTGGCCATCCCTGACGACACCTCCATCGCACAGATGGTCGCCAAGGCCGCCCCCGCAAGCGCCCGCGTCGTAAAGGCGTTCAACACCATCTTCCGCGACGTCCTGGCCGCGGGCGGCCCGCTGGACGTGTTCATGGCCGGCGATGACGCGCAGGCCAAGGCAAGCGTGTCAGCGTTCATCACGAGCCTCGGACTGCGCCCGCGGGACACCGGCGACCTGACCATGGCGCACTGGCTGGAGGGAGCGGGCCTGCTGTCGGTGGGCCTGGGCCGCTATGGCGTGGGGAGCTTCAACTTCTCCCTCGGCGTCAACGTCGGCTGA
- a CDS encoding ABC transporter permease, whose amino-acid sequence MRTVLMLAFAGLRGRGRVGLAVTVGMLALSAIGLSTGLAVSSAGDDAVDRLAARTNVADVVVWAKSPTISTNAGSTSADSGNRDLGAALATESGVRAVTGPLRDLGTTLVVPRSDGAGKEYIGQVTALDDPDVAVNHPLLVAGRWLRGPDEVVLERSAAEDLNLRPGDRVALRGPSGDLPFTVAGTANELTDCGFPQCDQVRMFVADAGLSRIGQPAAGTPAETDGVTYWLDVSDGVSSEAVASAVVRSFGDQIRGTNTWPDTRGDLLSVGQIFGKLVSAFGAFLLVAIAVIVAGSMTSRMVARRREMALLGAVGVRPAQLTAALLAEHLALGVVAALLGWLVAGVLAPSLDLGATVTGRQGPHWEIAGLLLTGAILLGLLTIATVVGAVRAGRASIVDTLRDAPASARRGGPLARLTALVPGRLAFLGVGRLAARPGRATLTGLTMLVAVTGAVVAGGFMVTVTEALERPSFTGDPWQVFVDRGDVAPATVEAALRQTPGIGGWWSEAERRGSYDGQTFRVRALGGETLPGYSVGAGRLPSAPGEVALGYGLLDQLGLRVGQTATVEIAGVARDVRIVGWYRTGEDSGRLFAMRLADLNAIDPATAPDQYRMTVTPGTSPDAVQSALEARLGSGVELKTYSSNVGGRTVIETVTTLIAGVLVLVALANMLHALLASNRESARDIGVAGALGCTPRQLVGQSALAAAVLAGLAVVIGLPLGLLAFRIQSDAVARDIGLGPGLGMTPSATFLVALVAGTLALAAATGAAAAAGLAHRPLGDLLRWE is encoded by the coding sequence ATGCGTACTGTCCTCATGCTCGCGTTCGCCGGGCTGCGCGGCAGGGGCCGGGTCGGCCTCGCGGTCACCGTCGGAATGCTCGCGCTGTCCGCCATCGGGTTGTCCACCGGCCTCGCCGTCTCCAGCGCCGGTGACGATGCCGTCGACCGGCTCGCAGCGCGCACCAACGTCGCCGACGTCGTTGTCTGGGCGAAGTCGCCGACCATCAGTACCAATGCCGGCAGCACCAGTGCCGACTCTGGCAATCGTGACCTGGGTGCCGCACTCGCCACCGAGTCCGGCGTGCGTGCGGTCACCGGGCCGCTGCGCGACCTCGGCACCACCCTCGTCGTCCCGCGATCCGACGGTGCGGGCAAGGAGTACATCGGCCAGGTCACCGCGCTGGACGATCCGGACGTCGCGGTCAACCACCCGCTGCTGGTCGCCGGCCGCTGGCTGCGTGGCCCGGACGAGGTAGTGCTGGAGCGCAGCGCGGCCGAGGATCTCAACCTGCGCCCTGGTGACAGGGTCGCGCTGCGCGGACCGAGCGGTGACCTCCCCTTCACCGTCGCCGGCACGGCGAACGAGCTCACCGACTGTGGCTTCCCGCAGTGCGACCAGGTCAGGATGTTCGTCGCGGACGCGGGCCTGTCCCGGATCGGCCAGCCTGCCGCGGGCACGCCAGCCGAGACGGACGGCGTCACCTACTGGCTCGACGTCTCCGACGGGGTCTCGTCCGAGGCCGTCGCCAGCGCGGTCGTGCGGTCCTTCGGCGACCAGATCCGCGGCACGAACACCTGGCCGGACACACGTGGCGACCTGCTCAGCGTCGGGCAGATCTTCGGCAAGCTCGTAAGCGCGTTCGGCGCCTTCCTGCTGGTCGCGATCGCGGTGATCGTCGCCGGGTCGATGACCAGCAGGATGGTGGCCCGCCGCCGCGAGATGGCGCTGCTCGGCGCGGTCGGGGTACGCCCGGCGCAGCTGACGGCGGCGCTGCTGGCCGAGCATCTGGCCCTCGGTGTGGTCGCGGCCCTGCTCGGCTGGCTCGTCGCCGGCGTGCTCGCGCCGAGCCTGGATCTCGGCGCGACCGTGACCGGCCGGCAGGGACCGCACTGGGAGATCGCGGGCCTGCTGCTCACCGGCGCGATCCTGCTGGGGCTGCTCACGATCGCGACCGTGGTGGGCGCGGTGCGGGCCGGGCGGGCCTCGATCGTCGACACGCTGCGCGACGCACCGGCCTCGGCGCGCCGCGGCGGCCCGCTCGCCCGGCTCACGGCGCTGGTGCCCGGCCGGCTCGCCTTCCTCGGCGTCGGCAGGCTCGCCGCGCGGCCGGGCCGGGCCACGCTCACGGGACTGACGATGCTGGTCGCGGTGACCGGCGCGGTCGTCGCCGGCGGGTTCATGGTCACGGTGACGGAGGCCCTCGAACGGCCGTCGTTCACCGGCGATCCCTGGCAGGTGTTCGTCGACCGCGGTGATGTCGCGCCGGCGACGGTCGAGGCGGCGTTGCGCCAGACGCCGGGGATCGGCGGCTGGTGGTCGGAGGCGGAGCGGCGAGGCAGCTATGACGGCCAGACGTTCCGGGTCCGCGCGCTCGGCGGCGAAACTCTGCCCGGCTACTCGGTCGGTGCCGGCCGGCTGCCGTCCGCGCCGGGCGAGGTAGCCCTCGGCTACGGCCTGCTGGACCAGCTGGGACTGCGGGTCGGCCAGACGGCAACCGTCGAGATCGCCGGCGTCGCCCGCGACGTCCGCATCGTCGGCTGGTACCGCACTGGGGAGGACTCCGGGCGGCTGTTCGCTATGCGGCTGGCGGACCTGAACGCGATCGACCCGGCGACGGCGCCCGACCAGTACCGGATGACCGTCACACCGGGCACCTCGCCGGACGCGGTGCAGTCGGCGCTCGAGGCCCGGCTCGGTAGCGGGGTGGAGCTGAAGACGTACAGCTCGAACGTCGGCGGCCGCACGGTGATCGAGACGGTGACGACGCTGATCGCCGGGGTGCTCGTACTCGTCGCGCTCGCCAACATGCTGCACGCGCTGCTCGCGTCGAACCGGGAGAGCGCCCGGGACATCGGCGTCGCCGGCGCACTGGGCTGCACCCCGCGCCAGCTGGTCGGGCAGAGCGCGCTGGCGGCGGCGGTGCTGGCCGGCCTCGCGGTGGTCATCGGGCTACCGCTGGGGCTGCTGGCCTTCCGTATCCAGAGCGACGCCGTCGCGCGGGACATCGGCCTCGGTCCCGGGCTCGGGATGACGCCCTCGGCGACGTTCCTCGTCGCTCTCGTGGCCGGCACGCTTGCGCTCGCGGCGGCGACCGGTGCCGCCGCGGCGGCCGGCCTCGCCCACCGGCCACTCGGCGATCTGCTCCGCTGGGAGTGA
- a CDS encoding molybdopterin-dependent oxidoreductase, with protein MQGAPVGRRVVLGLIALGAAGVAVGAEVEEGVDKVTAPLRQRDPTGLTELIPGTGFEIYSVASSVPRLTAADYQLKVHGLVNRPMTLTLPELEAMPQTAMTEDFQCVTGWRVSDVHWSGILLPDLLDHVATQSSARAVTFRSFDGLYEESLTIEQARRRDVLVALRMLDKPVSYEHGGPVRLYVAPMYGYKSIKWLGEIELVDKVTPGWWEVRGYDVDAWIGKSNGRDDEPV; from the coding sequence GTGCAGGGCGCGCCGGTGGGTCGCCGGGTGGTGCTGGGGCTGATCGCCCTGGGTGCCGCCGGCGTGGCCGTCGGCGCGGAGGTCGAGGAGGGCGTCGACAAGGTCACCGCGCCGCTGCGCCAACGGGACCCGACCGGTCTCACCGAGCTCATCCCGGGCACCGGTTTCGAGATCTACTCAGTGGCGTCGTCGGTGCCGCGGCTCACCGCCGCCGACTACCAGCTCAAGGTGCATGGCCTGGTGAACCGGCCGATGACGCTCACGCTCCCCGAGCTGGAGGCCATGCCGCAGACCGCGATGACCGAGGACTTCCAGTGCGTGACCGGCTGGCGGGTCAGCGACGTTCACTGGTCCGGCATCCTGCTCCCCGACCTGCTCGACCACGTGGCGACCCAGTCCTCGGCCAGGGCCGTCACCTTCCGCTCGTTCGACGGCCTCTACGAGGAGAGCCTCACGATCGAGCAGGCCCGTCGCCGGGACGTGCTCGTGGCGTTGCGCATGCTGGACAAGCCGGTCAGCTACGAACACGGCGGGCCAGTCCGGCTCTACGTCGCCCCGATGTACGGCTACAAGTCGATCAAGTGGCTTGGCGAGATCGAGCTGGTGGACAAGGTGACGCCGGGTTGGTGGGAAGTGCGCGGTTACGACGTCGACGCCTGGATCGGCAAGTCCAACGGCCGCGACGACGAGCCGGTCTGA
- a CDS encoding PadR family transcriptional regulator — translation MLALLDRGPAHGYELKRAHDELFGDVAPPINVGQIYVTLTRLERDGSVAHHVEKGSDGPDRKVYELTEIGRKALRGWLDEPSDLPVGKSDVVQRLIAGLIYDANTAGASGSGSGTGATGSNGNSVARTLAAHRTRCLRALRALAEATPARDADGGAADHEPHSTSPGASLADPAVAGIGDLLREASVLHLQAELRWLDIVEARLVRPGRT, via the coding sequence ATGCTCGCCCTCCTGGACCGTGGGCCGGCCCATGGCTACGAGCTCAAGCGCGCGCACGACGAGCTGTTCGGCGACGTGGCGCCACCGATCAACGTCGGGCAGATCTACGTCACCCTGACCCGGCTGGAGCGGGACGGCAGCGTCGCGCACCACGTCGAGAAGGGCAGTGACGGCCCGGACCGCAAGGTCTACGAACTCACCGAGATCGGCCGCAAGGCGCTGCGCGGCTGGCTGGACGAACCGAGCGACCTGCCCGTCGGCAAGAGCGACGTCGTCCAACGGCTCATCGCCGGCCTGATCTACGACGCCAACACGGCCGGTGCCTCGGGCTCCGGCTCCGGAACCGGCGCGACCGGGAGCAACGGCAACAGCGTCGCCCGCACCCTCGCGGCCCACCGGACCCGGTGCCTGCGGGCGCTGCGGGCGCTCGCCGAGGCCACGCCGGCACGGGACGCCGACGGCGGCGCGGCCGACCACGAGCCACATTCCACCTCGCCGGGCGCCAGCCTGGCCGACCCCGCTGTCGCCGGCATCGGCGACCTGCTCCGCGAGGCATCGGTGCTGCACCTGCAGGCCGAGCTGCGCTGGCTCGACATCGTCGAGGCTCGCCTCGTCCGCCCCGGGAGGACCTGA
- a CDS encoding CD225/dispanin family protein, translating into MTTPPPYGTPGQDPYGQQPGYGYGTPPPGYGQPAGGYGYPPATGGYGTPPPGGYGTPIPNYLWQSVVVTLLCCLPAGIIAIVFASRVSTRQAMGDIQGALEASKKARTWCIVSAVAAVVSYVLIIIFWFALLGAALSSNNS; encoded by the coding sequence GTGACGACACCACCGCCATACGGCACCCCAGGTCAGGATCCCTACGGCCAGCAGCCGGGCTACGGCTATGGAACGCCCCCGCCCGGCTATGGCCAGCCGGCCGGGGGCTACGGCTACCCGCCCGCGACGGGCGGCTACGGCACGCCCCCGCCCGGCGGCTACGGCACGCCGATCCCGAACTACCTGTGGCAGTCGGTGGTCGTGACGTTGCTGTGCTGCCTGCCGGCCGGCATCATCGCGATCGTCTTCGCGAGCAGGGTCTCCACCCGTCAGGCCATGGGCGACATCCAGGGCGCGCTGGAGGCCTCCAAGAAGGCGAGAACCTGGTGCATCGTGTCCGCCGTGGCGGCTGTGGTGAGCTATGTCCTGATCATCATCTTCTGGTTCGCCCTCCTCGGCGCCGCGCTCAGCAGTAATAACAGCTAG
- a CDS encoding CD225/dispanin family protein: MTTPPPYGAPGQEPYNQPGYGYGYGTPPPPPDYGQQGYGQQGYGQPDYGQQGYGQPAYGQQGYGQPGYDVGYPPAPGGFGPPPPGAPVPNYLWQSIVITVVSFLTCSWFLVGFIIGIVAIVFGSRVNNLTQRGDIQGALSASRTAKTLCIVSGVMLAINIVLSIIFFAAGILTL, translated from the coding sequence GTGACGACACCACCTCCGTACGGCGCCCCTGGTCAGGAGCCCTATAACCAGCCGGGCTACGGCTACGGCTACGGGACGCCGCCACCGCCACCGGACTACGGCCAGCAGGGCTACGGTCAGCAGGGCTACGGCCAGCCGGACTATGGCCAGCAGGGTTATGGCCAGCCCGCCTACGGTCAGCAGGGTTATGGCCAGCCGGGCTACGACGTCGGCTACCCCCCCGCGCCCGGCGGGTTCGGTCCGCCGCCGCCCGGCGCGCCGGTCCCGAACTACCTGTGGCAGTCGATCGTGATCACGGTCGTCTCGTTCCTGACCTGCAGCTGGTTCCTGGTCGGCTTCATCATCGGGATCGTGGCCATTGTCTTCGGGTCCCGGGTCAACAACCTGACGCAGCGCGGAGACATCCAGGGGGCGCTCAGCGCGTCGCGTACCGCCAAGACCCTGTGCATCGTCTCGGGCGTGATGCTGGCCATCAACATCGTCCTCAGCATCATCTTCTTCGCCGCCGGGATCCTTACCCTCTGA
- a CDS encoding TetR/AcrR family transcriptional regulator, with amino-acid sequence MTELEKGPRGLRRGRGARERILSASQQLFRDQGINCTGMDQLCAVAEVSKRTLYQHFPGKDELIAEHLRRFDPDILPEVFDRADLTPRERLLAAFDIHPPLCPFIAAAVEIHDPGHPARVYARDYKKALAARLTETAREAGATNPEQLGEQLALLLDGASARSRVLNTSTFSTAAAMAAVLIDNAIPTAAVPPGADRHLSAGTGPRAGCGGELSRR; translated from the coding sequence ATGACGGAGCTGGAGAAGGGGCCGCGAGGGCTGCGTCGCGGCAGGGGCGCACGAGAACGCATCCTCAGCGCTTCACAACAACTGTTCCGCGATCAAGGCATCAACTGCACCGGCATGGACCAGCTCTGCGCGGTGGCAGAGGTGTCCAAGCGCACGCTTTACCAGCACTTCCCCGGCAAGGACGAGTTGATCGCCGAACACCTGCGCCGATTCGATCCCGATATCCTGCCCGAGGTTTTCGACCGCGCCGACCTCACACCCCGCGAACGACTCCTCGCCGCCTTCGACATCCACCCGCCGCTGTGCCCGTTCATCGCAGCGGCCGTCGAAATCCACGACCCGGGCCACCCGGCACGCGTATACGCCCGCGACTACAAGAAGGCCCTTGCCGCGCGGCTCACCGAAACCGCCCGCGAGGCCGGCGCCACCAACCCCGAACAGCTCGGCGAGCAACTGGCGCTGCTCCTGGATGGCGCCTCGGCCCGCAGCCGAGTCCTCAACACCTCAACCTTCTCCACCGCCGCCGCCATGGCAGCGGTCCTCATCGACAACGCCATCCCCACGGCGGCGGTGCCTCCCGGCGCAGACCGGCACCTGTCAGCCGGGACGGGGCCGCGTGCCGGATGCGGCGGCGAGCTCAGCCGACGTTGA